The Flammeovirga yaeyamensis genome segment TTGTAAACTTCTTGAGTACTCATCTGAAGCACCAGCAACGCTAGCTACAGATTTCATTTGACCTACTGATTTATTCAAGTTCTCCATACCAGAACCAAAGTTCTTAAATACTTCTGGAGTTAATTTCGCATCTGCCAATAATTTATCCATTGCACCTAATGCTGCAAGGTCTTTAGAATTATCCTTTTTAGCAGGTTTCTTAGCTGTAGCAGCTTCACCACTTAATAATTCTGGATAAACTAATTCCCAATCGTAATGTTTCTCTGGAGGAGGAGCTGGAGCAAAAGCACCAATGAAGAATAAGAATGCCTCTGTTACCAAACCTGCCGCTAGGATAGGACCACCACCTTGAAGGTGAAGAATTTTGAACATGGCTCCAATAATTACGACCGACGCTCCTAAGTTTGTTAAGATTGGAGCATATACTCTGTAGAACTTCTGTCTACCTGTTTCGTGAAAATGGCTCATTTCTGTCTGCTTAAAAATTTTCTAATTGATGTGTTTCGATAATGTTGATAACCAAAATTGGCCAAAATAACATTTAAAAAATTACTCTAAAATTCAAATCCTGAAGATCTACCCAAGTTGATCATTGCACAACGGAAACCAATATAAGATCTCGCTTGTGTTTCGAACTCGTATGATCTAGTACCTGTTTGGATGTAGAAAGGAATGTCTTTCCAAGAACCACCTCTTACAATCTTCTTAGGCTCGTTAGGATCTGTGTATGTTGGGTTTAAGTCCCAAACAATCGGATAGCCAGCTGGGTTATAGGCGTCATCGCACCACTCTGCAACATTACCCGACATATCATATAAACCAAAACCGTTAGGGAAATAAGCACCTACTGGAGACGTGTATGAATAACCATCGTCATAGTAGTTTCCTCTACCAGGTTTAAAGTTAGCCAAGGCACAACCTTTACCGTTTCTTACATATGGACCACCCCAAGGGTATTTCGCCATATCCAGACCACCTCTCGCAGCGTATTCCCACTCTGCTTCTGTTGGTAATCTAAACGCAGGTAATTCTGCTTGACCTTGCTCAATTCTGTAACTATTAAGGTGTCTTGTTCTCCAAGCACAGAATTCAACTGCTGCTCTTCTTGTTACACCTACTACTGGATATTCATCAAATGCAGGATGTGAGTAATAGTAATCTTGCATTGGTTCACCCATGTGATATGAGAAATCTTTCTCCCATACTGTTGTATCTGGTCTTAATTCTTCTTGGATTTGCTCGTAGGTCCAATCTGCACTAGTATCAGACTCTGCTTCCATACCCTCGATAAATTGACGATACTCGTTGTTTGTGATCTCTGTTTCATCCATAAAGAAGCCACTAATAGTAACTTGTTTATTCATGTTGATCATCGAATACGTAATGTCTTCGTCTGCCTGTCCCATGTGGAAAGTACCACCAGGAACGTTCGTCATACCGATAGGTATAACTTGCGCATCCCACTCAGGACGGTCTAATGAACCCGTAAGTTCTCCCTCATCAGAGACACTCCCGCCTCCGAATAGGCCGCCTCCTCCGCAACTCTGAGTTAAGACAGCCAAAATGCTTAACATTCCCGTAAGCCTTTTTAATGACAAGCTTTTCATATGCTAAAAATTCTCCTACTTGGATTTATTGTTTCTAATTCCTGATTGATAGTTAATAAAATTTAACTCGATCATAGATATTGGTATCAAAACAAAAAAGATTCCAAAAAGGAGAATTCTCTAAAAAAAAATAAAAATATATGGATTTTAATAGCGATTAATCATGTCGATATCTAGGCGTACGTATCGCTGAAGGGGTTTTTGA includes the following:
- the porK gene encoding T9SS ring complex lipoprotein PorK/GldK; the encoded protein is MKSLSLKRLTGMLSILAVLTQSCGGGGLFGGGSVSDEGELTGSLDRPEWDAQVIPIGMTNVPGGTFHMGQADEDITYSMINMNKQVTISGFFMDETEITNNEYRQFIEGMEAESDTSADWTYEQIQEELRPDTTVWEKDFSYHMGEPMQDYYYSHPAFDEYPVVGVTRRAAVEFCAWRTRHLNSYRIEQGQAELPAFRLPTEAEWEYAARGGLDMAKYPWGGPYVRNGKGCALANFKPGRGNYYDDGYSYTSPVGAYFPNGFGLYDMSGNVAEWCDDAYNPAGYPIVWDLNPTYTDPNEPKKIVRGGSWKDIPFYIQTGTRSYEFETQARSYIGFRCAMINLGRSSGFEF
- the porL gene encoding type IX secretion system motor protein PorL/GldL, translated to MSHFHETGRQKFYRVYAPILTNLGASVVIIGAMFKILHLQGGGPILAAGLVTEAFLFFIGAFAPAPPPEKHYDWELVYPELLSGEAATAKKPAKKDNSKDLAALGAMDKLLADAKLTPEVFKNFGSGMENLNKSVGQMKSVASVAGASDEYSRSLQVATKSMGDLNKSFSTTVTAMKTMEGTAADSKAHQAQVQAITKNLGALNAVYEMELKDANNHLKTINKFHGNLANAVQSMDEASKEASKFKTQMSTLTTNLTQLNNVYGKMLTAMKG